A stretch of the Staphylococcus sp. NRL 16/872 genome encodes the following:
- a CDS encoding ATP synthase subunit I, with product MKRFSIIFKQFIQYYIYFLILLSVLYIVKPNPFTLGLIIGTFGALINTYIFEFYLSRAKQPDNIHISTGNIWRYLVAILACLIWFFFKEYVNIIGIMLGLMISYVLIIIRPLIHRE from the coding sequence ATGAAGCGTTTTAGTATTATCTTCAAACAATTCATTCAATATTATATCTATTTTTTAATTTTGTTAAGTGTTTTGTACATTGTTAAACCTAATCCTTTTACTTTAGGATTAATAATAGGAACGTTTGGCGCTTTAATTAATACATATATCTTTGAATTTTATTTATCTCGGGCAAAGCAACCAGATAATATACATATTTCTACGGGCAATATCTGGAGGTATTTAGTCGCTATTTTAGCGTGCTTGATTTGGTTTTTCTTTAAAGAGTATGTAAATATTATAGGAATAATGCTAGGCCTTATGATTTCTTATGTACTAATCATCATACGCCCTCTAATACATAGAGAGTAA
- the atpB gene encoding F0F1 ATP synthase subunit A — MDHKSPLKSWNVFGFDIVFNLSTILMLVITAVIVFLIAIICTRNLKKRPTGKQNFIEWVFDFVRSIIESNMAWKKGGQFHFLAVTLILFIFVANMLGLPFAIVTKDHTLWWKSPTADATVTLTLSTTMILLTHYYGVKMRGTKAYIGNYFKPFWPLAIINVFEEFSSTLTLGLRLYGNIFAGELLLSLLAGLVFQNGWGWIIGIPGLIVWQGFSIFVGSIQAYIFIMLSMVYMSHKVTDAH, encoded by the coding sequence ATGGATCACAAATCCCCACTCAAAAGTTGGAATGTATTTGGATTTGATATCGTTTTCAACTTATCAACTATTTTGATGTTAGTCATTACTGCAGTTATTGTTTTTTTAATAGCTATTATTTGTACGCGTAATCTAAAGAAAAGACCAACGGGTAAACAAAACTTCATTGAATGGGTCTTTGATTTTGTAAGAAGCATCATCGAAAGTAATATGGCATGGAAAAAAGGTGGCCAATTTCACTTCTTAGCAGTAACATTGATTTTATTCATCTTTGTTGCCAATATGTTAGGGTTACCTTTTGCTATTGTGACAAAAGACCATACGTTATGGTGGAAATCACCAACTGCTGATGCCACTGTGACTTTAACACTATCAACAACTATGATTTTATTAACACATTACTATGGTGTGAAAATGCGTGGTACAAAAGCTTACATAGGCAATTACTTTAAACCGTTCTGGCCATTAGCAATCATTAATGTATTTGAGGAATTTTCTTCTACATTAACGCTTGGTCTACGTTTATACGGTAATATATTTGCCGGTGAACTATTATTATCACTATTAGCTGGTCTAGTCTTCCAAAATGGATGGGGCTGGATAATTGGTATTCCAGGTTTAATCGTATGGCAAGGTTTCTCAATCTTTGTTGGTTCTATCCAAGCATATATCTTTATTATGCTTTCAATGGTTTATATGTCCCATAAAGTAACGGACGCACACTAA
- the atpE gene encoding F0F1 ATP synthase subunit C, with product MGLIAAAIAIGLSALGAGIGNGLIVSRTVEGVARQPEARGQLMSIMFIGIGLVEALPIIGVVISFMTLFR from the coding sequence ATGGGTTTAATCGCAGCAGCAATTGCAATCGGTTTATCAGCACTAGGTGCAGGTATCGGTAACGGTCTTATCGTTTCTAGAACAGTTGAAGGTGTAGCACGTCAACCAGAAGCACGTGGTCAATTAATGAGTATTATGTTCATTGGTATTGGTTTAGTTGAGGCATTACCAATCATCGGTGTTGTAATTTCATTCATGACTCTTTTCAGATAA
- a CDS encoding F0F1 ATP synthase subunit B: MNALANSYVLGAAAGGVEWGTVFVTVVTFVILLALLKKFAWGPLKEVMDKRERDINKDIDEAEEAKLNAQKLEEENRKTLKETQDEVQRILEDARVQARKQHEEIVHEANVRANGMIETAQSEINSEKERALADINNQVSELSVLIASKVLQKEISEQDQKALVDKYLKEAGDK, from the coding sequence GTGAATGCATTAGCTAATTCATATGTTTTGGGTGCAGCAGCCGGTGGTGTTGAGTGGGGAACAGTTTTTGTTACCGTTGTAACATTTGTTATCCTCTTAGCATTATTGAAAAAATTTGCTTGGGGTCCATTAAAAGAAGTAATGGATAAACGTGAAAGAGATATTAATAAAGATATCGATGAAGCGGAAGAAGCAAAACTTAATGCGCAAAAACTTGAAGAAGAAAATAGAAAGACACTTAAAGAAACACAAGATGAAGTTCAACGTATCCTTGAAGACGCTAGAGTTCAAGCTCGTAAACAACATGAAGAAATCGTTCATGAAGCTAACGTTCGTGCAAATGGTATGATTGAAACTGCTCAAAGTGAAATTAACAGTGAAAAAGAACGCGCACTTGCAGATATTAATAATCAAGTTTCTGAATTATCAGTATTGATTGCTTCTAAAGTACTTCAAAAAGAAATTTCTGAACAAGATCAGAAAGCATTAGTTGATAAGTATCTTAAAGAGGCAGGCGATAAATAA
- a CDS encoding F0F1 ATP synthase subunit delta → MADVAKKYAKALFDVSIDKDRLDLMYEELKVVNDATQQYQQELKAIDSNPSKPASERRKFVGIVFGEANYYLKNMLMILANNRHLALINSIFKEFTSFYNAHYNQDTAIVESVYQLTEEELDRIRNVIINQTKLSNVHINTKINPDLIGGFRVKVGTTVLDGSVKNDLEQIERKFRRVN, encoded by the coding sequence ATGGCAGATGTAGCAAAAAAATATGCTAAAGCATTATTTGATGTTTCTATTGATAAAGACAGACTTGATTTAATGTATGAAGAGTTAAAAGTAGTGAATGACGCTACGCAACAATATCAACAAGAATTAAAAGCTATTGATTCAAATCCTAGCAAACCTGCTTCTGAAAGACGCAAATTTGTAGGAATTGTGTTCGGTGAGGCGAATTATTACTTAAAAAATATGCTAATGATATTAGCAAATAACCGTCATTTAGCGTTAATTAATTCTATTTTCAAAGAATTTACTAGTTTCTATAACGCTCACTATAATCAAGATACAGCAATAGTTGAGTCAGTTTATCAATTGACTGAAGAAGAACTAGATAGAATTCGAAATGTAATTATTAACCAAACTAAGTTGTCAAACGTACATATTAATACTAAAATCAACCCTGATTTAATTGGTGGTTTCAGAGTGAAAGTTGGCACAACTGTTTTAGACGGTAGTGTTAAGAACGACTTAGAACAAATTGAACGTAAATTTAGAAGAGTTAACTAA
- the atpA gene encoding F0F1 ATP synthase subunit alpha yields the protein MAIKAEEISALLRSQIENYESEMSVNDVGTVLQIGDGIALIHGLNDCMAGELVEFPNGVLGLAQNLEESNVGVVILGPYSEITEGDEVKRTGRIMEVPVGEELIGRVVNPLGQPIDGQGPINTTKTRPVEQKATGVMARKSVDEPLQTGIKAIDALVPIGRGQRELIIGDRQTGKTTIGIDTILNQKGLDTICIYVAIGQKESTVRANVEKLRQAGALDYTIVVSASASEPAPLLYIAPYSGVTMGEEFMFNGKHVLIIYDDLTKQAAAYRELSLLLRRPPGREAYPGDVFYLHSRLLERAAKLNDSLGGGSITALPIIETQAGDISAYVPTNVISITDGQIFLQSDLFFSGVRPAINAGQSVSRVGGSAQIKAMKKVAGTLRLDLASYRELESFAQFGSDLDEFTARKLERGKRTVEVLKQDQNKPLPVENQVLIIYALTKGYLDDIPVVDITRFEDELNSWAKSNASELLGEIRETGGLPSEDKFDAVLNEFKKSFSKSE from the coding sequence ATGGCCATAAAAGCTGAAGAAATCAGTGCATTACTTCGCTCACAAATTGAAAATTATGAGTCTGAGATGTCTGTAAATGATGTTGGTACTGTACTTCAAATCGGTGATGGTATCGCATTAATTCACGGATTAAATGACTGTATGGCTGGTGAGCTTGTAGAGTTCCCAAATGGTGTTCTTGGTTTAGCACAAAACCTTGAAGAATCAAATGTGGGTGTAGTTATTTTAGGACCTTACAGTGAAATTACTGAAGGTGACGAAGTAAAACGTACTGGTCGCATTATGGAAGTTCCAGTAGGTGAAGAACTTATTGGACGTGTGGTTAACCCACTAGGCCAACCTATTGATGGTCAAGGTCCAATTAATACGACTAAAACACGTCCTGTTGAGCAAAAAGCTACAGGCGTAATGGCTCGTAAATCAGTTGATGAACCATTACAAACTGGTATTAAAGCGATTGATGCCTTAGTACCAATCGGACGTGGACAACGTGAGTTAATTATCGGTGATAGACAAACAGGTAAAACTACAATTGGTATCGATACAATCTTAAACCAAAAAGGTTTAGATACAATCTGTATTTACGTAGCTATTGGTCAAAAAGAATCAACAGTACGTGCCAATGTAGAAAAATTACGTCAAGCTGGTGCATTAGATTATACAATTGTAGTATCAGCGTCAGCGTCTGAACCGGCACCATTATTATACATTGCACCATACTCAGGTGTAACAATGGGCGAAGAATTCATGTTTAATGGTAAGCATGTACTTATCATCTATGATGATTTAACTAAACAAGCGGCCGCTTATCGTGAATTATCATTACTATTACGTAGACCTCCAGGTCGTGAAGCTTATCCTGGTGATGTATTCTATTTACATAGTAGATTATTAGAAAGAGCAGCTAAATTGAATGATTCATTAGGTGGAGGTTCAATTACTGCATTACCAATTATAGAAACACAAGCAGGAGATATTTCAGCTTATGTTCCTACTAACGTAATTTCAATTACAGATGGACAAATTTTCTTACAATCAGATTTATTCTTCTCAGGTGTTAGACCAGCCATTAATGCGGGTCAATCTGTATCACGTGTAGGTGGTTCAGCTCAAATTAAAGCTATGAAAAAAGTTGCTGGTACACTTCGTTTAGACCTTGCTTCATATAGAGAATTAGAATCATTTGCGCAATTTGGTTCTGATTTAGATGAATTTACAGCTAGAAAATTAGAACGTGGTAAACGTACTGTTGAAGTCTTAAAACAAGATCAAAACAAACCTTTACCAGTTGAAAACCAAGTATTAATCATTTATGCCTTAACTAAAGGTTACTTAGATGATATTCCTGTAGTAGACATCACTCGTTTCGAAGATGAATTAAATAGTTGGGCTAAATCAAATGCTTCTGAATTATTAGGTGAAATCAGAGAAACTGGTGGTTTACCTTCTGAAGATAAATTTGATGCAGTACTTAACGAATTCAAGAAAAGTTTTAGTAAATCTGAATAA
- the atpG gene encoding ATP synthase F1 subunit gamma: MASLKEIDGRIKSTKKMKQITKAMNMVSSSKLRRAEKNTKQFEPYMEKMQDAITAIAGASKNSSHPMLRPRQVQRSGYLVITSDKGLAGAYSSNVLKKLINDIKEKHSSNNDYSIMVLGQTGVDFLKNRGYEIEKSLVDVPDQPSFKSIQAIAKYAIDLFSEEHIDELQIYYSHYVSVLENKPSTKQVLPLSQEDSSQGQGQMSSYEFEPDKESILSVILPQYVESLIYGTILDAKASEHAARMTAMKNASDNATELIDDLSLQYNRARQAEITQQITEIVGGSAALE, encoded by the coding sequence ATGGCTTCTCTAAAGGAAATAGATGGTCGTATAAAATCGACGAAAAAGATGAAACAAATTACCAAAGCGATGAACATGGTATCAAGTTCAAAATTACGTCGTGCTGAAAAGAATACTAAGCAATTCGAACCTTATATGGAAAAAATGCAAGATGCGATTACAGCAATTGCAGGCGCTAGTAAAAATTCAAGTCATCCTATGTTAAGACCAAGACAAGTTCAACGTAGTGGTTATTTAGTTATTACAAGTGATAAAGGTTTAGCTGGTGCATATAGTTCCAATGTGCTTAAAAAGTTAATCAATGATATTAAAGAAAAACACTCAAGTAACAACGATTACAGTATTATGGTATTAGGTCAGACTGGTGTTGATTTCCTTAAAAATAGAGGTTATGAAATAGAGAAATCACTTGTTGACGTCCCTGATCAACCTTCATTCAAATCAATACAAGCTATTGCAAAATATGCCATAGACTTATTTAGTGAAGAACATATTGATGAATTGCAGATTTATTATAGTCATTATGTTAGTGTTCTTGAAAACAAACCGAGTACAAAACAAGTTCTTCCATTATCTCAAGAAGATTCTAGCCAAGGCCAAGGACAAATGTCATCATATGAATTTGAACCAGATAAAGAATCTATCCTAAGCGTTATTCTTCCACAATACGTTGAAAGTTTAATTTATGGAACGATTCTAGATGCTAAGGCTAGTGAGCATGCAGCTCGTATGACTGCAATGAAAAATGCTTCTGATAATGCAACTGAACTTATTGATGATTTATCATTACAATACAATAGAGCAAGACAAGCTGAAATCACTCAACAAATTACAGAAATTGTTGGCGGTTCTGCAGCACTTGAATAA